In Candidatus Pelagibacter ubique HIMB140, a single window of DNA contains:
- a CDS encoding KpsF/GutQ family sugar-phosphate isomerase produces MNKKNFLSVAKDVINLEIEALQNLKKNLNKSFNEAVFQIANCQSKVILCGVGKSGLIASKIAATLASVGTPSFSLVASEASHGDLGMISKKDILILISNSGETSELKNIIQFAKRNKILLIGIVSKKESILYKSADVKLLIPKVNEAEGIIPTASTTTQLALGDSLAIASMKYKKFGKMDFKRLHPAGSLGAQLKTVEDIMITGKKIPFVNENLKMNKALKILSEKKLGILIVINSKKKTVGIITDGEIRRFAQKNSRFFSLPVKKIMTKQPVCISKNDLAVKALSIMNSKKITSLLVYKNKSKYKTIGVLHIHNILQSNIS; encoded by the coding sequence ATGAATAAAAAAAATTTTTTATCTGTTGCTAAAGATGTGATTAATTTAGAAATAGAAGCTTTGCAGAATTTAAAAAAAAATTTGAATAAATCTTTCAACGAAGCAGTTTTTCAAATAGCAAACTGCCAATCAAAAGTAATATTATGTGGTGTAGGCAAAAGTGGACTAATTGCATCTAAAATTGCAGCCACTCTTGCTTCAGTTGGAACACCATCTTTTAGTCTTGTAGCCAGTGAAGCTTCTCATGGTGATCTTGGTATGATTTCAAAAAAAGATATTTTAATATTAATTAGTAATTCTGGAGAAACAAGTGAACTTAAGAATATAATACAATTTGCAAAAAGAAATAAAATTTTATTAATTGGTATAGTATCAAAAAAAGAATCAATTCTTTATAAATCTGCAGATGTCAAATTGTTAATACCAAAAGTAAATGAAGCTGAAGGTATAATTCCTACAGCGAGTACAACGACGCAGCTAGCTTTAGGCGACTCGCTTGCGATAGCGTCTATGAAATATAAAAAATTTGGTAAAATGGATTTTAAAAGACTTCACCCTGCTGGAAGCCTTGGCGCTCAACTAAAAACAGTTGAAGATATAATGATTACTGGAAAAAAGATTCCATTTGTAAATGAAAATTTAAAGATGAATAAAGCTTTAAAAATATTAAGTGAAAAAAAGCTAGGTATTTTGATTGTTATAAATAGCAAAAAAAAAACTGTTGGCATTATTACGGATGGAGAAATAAGAAGATTTGCACAAAAAAATTCAAGATTTTTTTCATTACCAGTTAAAAAAATAATGACTAAACAACCAGTTTGTATTAGTAAAAATGATCTGGCAGTAAAAGCTCTTTCTATAATGAATTCAAAAAAAATTACTTCTTTATTAGTTTATAAAAATAAATCTAAATACAAGACAATTGGAGTTTTGCATATTCATAATATTTTACAATCGAATATTTCATAA
- the aroA gene encoding 3-phosphoshikimate 1-carboxyvinyltransferase, with product MSNFVKIKNKIKNFKKTITVPGDKSLSIRWVLFASLSNGKSQAKNLLMSEDVLAAIRAIKKLGIKVVLKGNICEIYGKGIHGYKYKKNLTINAENSGTLGRLILGLLIDTPETINLIGDKSLSKRDFKRVTDPLSRFGAIFKLRNNKFLPLKIHGSSNLRPIKYFENRGSAQCKSSIIFAGMKTDGTTTIKAKKSRNHTELLSKYLKLPITIKNNKNFDEIKIKKVKKINALNYDIPSDISSSAFFIVLTALSPSSELTIKNVNINQSRIGIVTILKKMGVKITFKNEKIYKGEKKADIKIYGSKNLKAINCPPQLNSGAIDEFLVIFLVAAKAKGISYFKNLSELNQKESPRLEWAKKILTNLGVKTVTTNNSIKIYGNPNIHLNYNKKVTIKNYLKDHRVFMTSIVAALSFGGNWKVHDKDSINTSFPNFLKIIHNLEK from the coding sequence ATGTCGAATTTTGTAAAAATAAAAAATAAAATAAAAAACTTTAAAAAAACTATTACTGTACCTGGTGATAAGAGCTTAAGTATCAGATGGGTTCTTTTTGCTTCGTTATCAAATGGAAAATCTCAGGCAAAAAATCTTTTAATGTCAGAAGATGTATTGGCTGCAATCAGGGCAATAAAAAAACTTGGCATAAAAGTTGTACTAAAAGGAAACATATGTGAAATTTATGGTAAAGGTATCCATGGTTACAAATATAAAAAAAACCTTACAATTAATGCCGAAAATTCAGGTACACTAGGAAGACTTATTCTTGGATTATTAATAGATACGCCGGAAACTATTAATTTGATTGGAGATAAAAGTTTATCAAAAAGAGACTTTAAGAGAGTTACTGATCCACTAAGTAGATTTGGAGCTATATTTAAATTAAGAAATAACAAATTCTTACCTCTAAAAATTCATGGATCATCAAATTTAAGACCTATCAAATACTTTGAAAATAGAGGATCTGCTCAATGCAAAAGTTCAATTATTTTTGCAGGAATGAAAACTGATGGAACTACAACAATTAAAGCAAAAAAATCAAGAAATCATACAGAGCTTTTAAGTAAATATTTAAAACTACCAATCACTATTAAAAATAATAAAAATTTTGATGAAATTAAAATAAAAAAAGTAAAAAAAATTAATGCTTTAAATTATGATATACCATCTGATATCAGTTCCAGCGCTTTCTTCATCGTTTTAACAGCGTTATCTCCAAGTTCAGAATTAACAATTAAAAATGTAAATATAAATCAATCAAGGATAGGAATAGTTACTATTTTAAAAAAAATGGGAGTGAAAATAACTTTTAAAAATGAAAAAATTTATAAGGGTGAAAAGAAAGCTGATATTAAAATATATGGTAGTAAAAATTTAAAAGCAATTAATTGTCCACCACAATTAAATAGTGGGGCAATTGATGAGTTTTTAGTTATTTTTTTAGTCGCAGCTAAAGCAAAAGGTATTTCTTATTTCAAAAATTTAAGTGAATTGAATCAAAAGGAAAGTCCAAGACTAGAATGGGCTAAAAAAATTTTAACAAATCTAGGAGTCAAAACTGTTACAACAAATAATTCGATTAAAATTTATGGTAATCCAAATATACACTTAAATTATAATAAAAAAGTAACAATTAAAAATTATTTAAAAGATCACAGAGTTTTCATGACAAGTATAGTTGCAGCTTTATCTTTTGGTGGTAATTGGAAAGTTCACGACAAAGATTCTATAAATACTTCTTTTCCTAATTTTTTAAAAATTATTCATAATTTAGAAAAGTGA
- a CDS encoding S1 RNA-binding domain-containing protein → MEIYKDLSNPASKEFEKLLSSQLSKVQIEEGKIIEGKINKITEKFVFLFVEGLKSEPVLDINELKSMGLSEKIKVGETISVLLEKIEDKHGEVLVSASKAQKIKGWDKLVEAYEKNEPIMGKITSKCKGGCIVEHIDTGSLMFLPGSQISDKPLKDISHLMNEPQKFALIKLDKVRGNACVSRREIISSFKKEDKAKIIEKYKVGDIIKGAEVKGYSSFGCFFNVNGELDVLVHLQEISYSRVNHPDEVFNIGEKHDLKVISVDKEKLQVGCSVKQLSPDPFEHIENYELNKIYKVKVVKLMDFGAFCELEPGLTTLLHSSELSWTKKNVSAKKMFKVGDEIDCVITEIDKDKRRVAISHRLTQDNPFETFEKKYPVDTIVEGEVVNKNEYSLFVKIEDLDIDAFLHCNDLTYLNNGEEELAKYKKGDKLKVKVLEIKSSEQKIRVGLRQTQADPFDWFKDKSKNQTITVKVVSTDNKGLIVRPEGCEMDFQIKKSAIAINAADARPSRWTGGEKLDCAIADLDMNKRKATLSIKLLEEIEKKEALEKYGSEGSGKNLPFSSLSEDLKKKEEEKE, encoded by the coding sequence ATGGAAATTTACAAAGATTTATCTAATCCAGCATCTAAAGAATTCGAAAAATTATTAAGTAGTCAGCTATCAAAAGTTCAAATAGAAGAAGGTAAAATAATTGAAGGTAAAATAAATAAAATTACAGAGAAATTTGTATTTTTATTTGTTGAAGGCCTAAAATCAGAGCCAGTTCTAGATATTAACGAATTAAAGAGCATGGGTCTTTCAGAAAAAATTAAAGTTGGAGAAACTATTTCAGTTTTACTTGAAAAAATTGAGGATAAACATGGTGAGGTTTTAGTTTCAGCAAGTAAAGCTCAAAAAATTAAAGGTTGGGATAAACTAGTTGAAGCATATGAGAAAAATGAACCCATAATGGGAAAAATTACATCTAAGTGCAAAGGTGGATGTATTGTTGAGCATATTGATACAGGTTCACTCATGTTTTTACCAGGATCTCAAATTAGTGACAAACCTCTAAAAGATATAAGTCATTTAATGAATGAGCCACAAAAATTTGCTCTTATTAAACTAGACAAAGTTAGAGGTAATGCTTGTGTATCAAGAAGAGAAATAATTTCATCTTTTAAAAAAGAGGATAAAGCAAAAATAATCGAGAAATATAAAGTTGGAGACATTATAAAAGGTGCAGAAGTAAAAGGGTACAGTTCGTTTGGATGCTTCTTTAATGTTAACGGTGAATTAGACGTATTAGTTCACTTACAAGAAATTTCTTATTCAAGAGTAAATCATCCTGATGAAGTATTTAACATTGGCGAAAAACATGATCTAAAAGTTATAAGCGTTGATAAAGAAAAGTTACAAGTTGGATGTTCTGTAAAACAATTATCACCAGATCCTTTTGAGCATATTGAAAACTATGAGTTAAACAAAATTTACAAAGTTAAAGTGGTAAAATTAATGGATTTTGGTGCCTTTTGTGAACTTGAACCAGGTTTAACAACTTTACTTCACTCAAGTGAACTTAGTTGGACTAAAAAAAATGTTTCAGCAAAAAAAATGTTTAAAGTTGGAGATGAAATAGATTGTGTAATTACTGAAATTGATAAAGATAAAAGAAGAGTTGCTATTTCACATAGATTAACTCAAGATAATCCTTTTGAGACGTTCGAAAAGAAATACCCGGTTGATACAATTGTTGAGGGTGAGGTTGTAAATAAAAATGAATATTCATTATTTGTTAAAATAGAAGACTTAGATATTGATGCTTTTTTACATTGTAATGATTTAACTTATTTAAATAATGGTGAAGAAGAACTGGCTAAGTATAAAAAAGGTGACAAACTTAAAGTTAAGGTATTAGAAATCAAATCCTCTGAACAAAAAATTAGAGTTGGTTTAAGACAAACTCAAGCAGATCCGTTTGACTGGTTTAAAGATAAGTCAAAAAATCAAACAATAACTGTCAAAGTAGTTTCAACAGATAACAAAGGACTTATTGTAAGACCAGAGGGTTGTGAGATGGACTTCCAGATTAAAAAATCTGCAATAGCAATTAATGCTGCTGATGCTAGACCAAGTAGATGGACAGGTGGTGAAAAATTAGACTGTGCAATAGCAGATTTAGACATGAATAAAAGAAAAGCAACATTAAGCATTAAATTACTTGAAGAAATTGAGAAAAAGGAAGCTCTTGAAAAATATGGATCTGAAGGATCTGGTAAAAACCTACCTTTTTCATCATTATCTGAAGATTTAAAGAAAAAAGAAGAAGAGAAAGAATAA
- a CDS encoding GcrA family cell cycle regulator, with amino-acid sequence MSWTEEKVSKLKELWGKGNTASQIAEIIGGISRNAVIGKAHRLNLSAKIKTRTATSNKNFDNSIEQDHTKSRRGRKSKFKSLIIEKDFEPENPKQLEELDESSCKWPIGHPDEKKFYFCGRSSLKDFSYCKLHLLYAYQPKGKKEEVTEKEEVPEFIEKKIQSA; translated from the coding sequence ATGAGTTGGACTGAAGAAAAAGTTTCAAAATTAAAGGAATTGTGGGGCAAGGGAAATACTGCCAGCCAAATAGCTGAAATTATTGGTGGGATAAGTCGTAATGCAGTCATTGGTAAAGCTCATAGATTAAATCTTTCAGCAAAAATTAAAACTAGAACTGCAACATCTAATAAAAATTTTGATAATTCTATAGAACAAGATCATACGAAGTCTAGAAGAGGTCGTAAGAGTAAGTTTAAATCTTTAATAATCGAAAAAGATTTTGAACCAGAAAATCCTAAACAATTAGAAGAGCTAGACGAAAGTTCTTGTAAATGGCCTATAGGTCATCCAGATGAAAAAAAATTTTATTTTTGTGGTAGGTCTTCATTAAAAGATTTTTCTTATTGTAAACTTCATTTACTTTATGCTTATCAGCCAAAAGGTAAAAAAGAAGAAGTAACAGAAAAAGAGGAAGTCCCAGAATTTATTGAAAAGAAAATTCAATCAGCTTAG
- a CDS encoding ribonuclease D, whose protein sequence is MSNNIQLHKNDLPDDLNLGNIIAIDGEFMGLNVRRDPLCLIQVSSGNSDAHIVQFDRKNYHAPNLAKLLNDENVTKIFHYGRADMAHIKHYLKTETNNIFDTKIASKLARSYSDNHSLKTLIKEFIKIDISKQFQSSDFGGELNPAQLKYCANDVIYLHKIHDELIKILKREKRYHLYEECLKFLKTRVELDLALFKEDIWSH, encoded by the coding sequence ATGAGTAATAATATTCAGTTACACAAAAACGATCTACCAGATGATTTAAATTTAGGCAATATAATTGCAATAGATGGTGAATTCATGGGTCTAAATGTCAGGCGTGACCCATTATGCTTAATTCAAGTATCTTCGGGTAACTCAGATGCTCATATAGTTCAATTTGATAGAAAAAATTATCACGCACCTAATTTAGCAAAACTATTAAATGATGAAAACGTAACTAAAATTTTCCATTATGGACGTGCGGATATGGCTCACATTAAACACTATTTGAAAACCGAAACTAATAATATTTTTGATACAAAAATTGCGTCTAAACTTGCAAGGTCATATTCTGACAATCACTCTTTAAAAACCTTGATAAAAGAATTTATCAAAATAGATATAAGTAAACAATTTCAGAGTTCGGATTTCGGAGGAGAATTAAATCCAGCACAATTAAAGTATTGTGCTAACGATGTTATTTATTTACATAAAATTCATGATGAACTTATTAAAATTTTAAAAAGAGAAAAAAGATACCATCTATACGAAGAATGTTTGAAATTTTTGAAAACAAGAGTTGAACTTGATCTAGCATTATTTAAGGAAGATATTTGGTCTCATTAA
- the lptC gene encoding LPS export ABC transporter periplasmic protein LptC encodes MYKKKIVRIIFSSLIIALVGILTYSKFYKKNNNLSLKEKNNEETKYNSNIIKDVEYTTKDENGNEYLVKALEGEIDLREPNIIYLTKVYALIKIVDSGDVKIVSDYGKYNSLDFDTIFSKNVTINYLDNQIKSEYLDFSLKRNLMSISRNVIYKNQNNTLKADAVELNIKTKDAKIFMYEKEKKVNLINKN; translated from the coding sequence ATGTACAAAAAAAAGATTGTAAGAATTATTTTTTCTTCTTTGATTATTGCTTTAGTAGGTATCTTAACATACTCAAAATTTTATAAAAAAAATAATAATTTGTCTTTAAAAGAAAAAAATAATGAAGAAACTAAATACAATTCAAACATTATTAAAGATGTTGAATACACAACAAAGGATGAAAATGGTAATGAATATTTAGTTAAAGCATTAGAGGGAGAAATAGATTTGAGAGAGCCAAATATTATTTATCTAACAAAAGTTTACGCTCTGATTAAAATAGTTGATTCTGGAGATGTAAAAATTGTATCTGATTATGGGAAATATAATTCCTTAGATTTTGATACTATTTTTTCAAAAAATGTTACTATCAATTATTTAGATAACCAAATCAAATCAGAATATCTTGATTTTTCTCTAAAAAGAAATTTAATGTCAATTTCTAGAAATGTGATTTATAAAAATCAAAACAATACTTTAAAAGCAGACGCTGTAGAATTAAATATTAAAACTAAAGATGCTAAAATATTTATGTATGAAAAAGAAAAGAAGGTAAATTTGATAAATAAAAATTAA
- a CDS encoding phosphoribosylanthranilate isomerase yields MIKGCKICGISDLDTLNFLINHPHPPTFIGFICNYPKSSRYVEYENLKKLLINNPKQSYYVAVLVKPNVNILEKIKNLPFDYYQLYDCTPEEIKEIKEKYQKKIITAFTIKSKSDLSNYKLYSDHTDIYLFDSKGYEKSQSFDHDLIKNIKLNKELMIAGNIQYNEELKNFKNLANFIDLSGGVETSGLKDLSKIEFFLNKVNEIKNEA; encoded by the coding sequence ATGATTAAGGGTTGTAAAATTTGTGGGATTTCTGATCTTGATACTTTAAATTTTTTAATTAATCACCCTCACCCACCAACATTTATAGGATTTATTTGCAACTATCCAAAAAGTTCTAGATATGTTGAATATGAAAATTTAAAAAAACTTTTAATCAATAATCCAAAACAAAGTTACTATGTTGCTGTTCTGGTAAAACCAAATGTAAATATTTTAGAGAAAATTAAAAACTTACCTTTTGATTACTATCAACTATATGATTGTACACCAGAGGAAATAAAAGAGATAAAAGAAAAATATCAAAAGAAAATTATTACAGCTTTCACAATAAAATCAAAGTCTGATTTGAGTAATTATAAATTATATTCTGATCATACTGATATTTATTTATTTGATAGTAAGGGTTACGAGAAAAGTCAGTCTTTTGATCATGACTTGATTAAAAATATCAAATTAAATAAGGAATTAATGATTGCTGGAAATATTCAATACAATGAAGAGCTTAAAAATTTCAAAAATTTGGCAAATTTTATAGATTTATCTGGTGGTGTAGAAACATCTGGATTAAAAGACCTATCCAAAATAGAATTTTTTTTAAATAAAGTTAATGAAATTAAAAATGAAGCTTAA
- a CDS encoding HU family DNA-binding protein, with protein sequence MAIVKSKLLKQLSHNYPNFLKKDLEKFTDIILNEIKRALRRGDGVELRNFGTFRVKTQKASIRRNPKTGEKVAVPQKKVISWKMSKEMFKKINNEE encoded by the coding sequence TTGGCTATTGTAAAATCAAAGCTTTTAAAACAACTCTCTCATAACTACCCAAATTTCTTAAAAAAAGATTTAGAAAAATTTACTGATATAATTTTAAATGAGATAAAAAGGGCTCTTCGTAGAGGGGACGGCGTCGAATTAAGAAATTTTGGAACATTTAGAGTTAAAACTCAAAAAGCATCCATTAGAAGAAATCCAAAAACTGGTGAAAAAGTTGCTGTTCCTCAAAAGAAAGTGATATCATGGAAAATGAGTAAGGAAATGTTTAAAAAGATTAATAATGAAGAATAA
- the cmk gene encoding (d)CMP kinase, with protein MIKRKNILKIAIDSPAAAGAGTVAKAISKHYNLFYLDTGKIYRFIAYLKIKSPKKFNNNFIKSKIKLLKIKDLTDQNLLSDEVGTEASIISKIKSIRKMVHSFQMNFAYNPPKKYKGSCLDGRDITYNIVPDANFKFYITANVKTRALRRYKELKKMKKKVTYQEVLKSIKKRDKSDLNRKISPLKKTRDSLLINTTNLNKRSCFLKIKKIIDRKMNI; from the coding sequence GTGATAAAAAGAAAAAATATTTTAAAAATTGCCATTGATTCACCTGCTGCCGCAGGTGCTGGGACTGTGGCCAAAGCTATCTCAAAGCATTACAATCTGTTTTATCTTGATACTGGAAAAATTTATAGATTTATTGCTTATCTAAAAATTAAGTCCCCAAAAAAATTCAATAATAATTTTATAAAATCGAAAATTAAATTATTAAAAATAAAAGATCTGACAGACCAAAATTTACTGTCAGATGAAGTTGGAACTGAAGCTTCCATAATTTCTAAAATTAAATCTATAAGAAAAATGGTTCATTCTTTTCAAATGAATTTTGCATATAACCCACCTAAAAAATATAAAGGTTCTTGTTTAGATGGTAGGGATATCACTTACAATATTGTCCCTGATGCTAACTTTAAATTTTATATAACTGCAAACGTAAAAACTAGGGCTTTAAGAAGATATAAAGAGTTAAAAAAAATGAAAAAAAAGGTAACTTATCAAGAAGTCTTAAAAAGCATTAAAAAACGCGATAAAAGTGATCTAAACAGAAAAATATCCCCATTAAAGAAAACAAGAGATTCACTATTGATTAATACGACAAACCTTAATAAAAGGTCATGTTTTTTAAAAATAAAAAAAATAATAGATAGGAAAATGAATATTTAA
- a CDS encoding ATP-binding cassette domain-containing protein, which yields MAIIKKFRIKSFKNLNSVIEFQNISLSYGNRLILDNLNFQINEGQIFGILGPNGVGKSTIFNLITGLIKPNNGKIKIAGEEVTDYPIYLRTKKFKVGYVPQYGGYFNDLTLHENLKAISEIVIENKNYRVERINYLISKFELDNLKDIKAKFLSGGQKKKLVISLSLLSEPKVLLLDECFAALDVLTIKMLQEIIVNLQSDNKITICICDHQARDLLACVDKAMILSNCKVIAQDTPSNLVKNINAKNAYFGDNFKFN from the coding sequence ATGGCAATAATAAAAAAATTTAGAATCAAATCATTTAAAAACTTAAATTCTGTTATTGAGTTTCAAAATATTTCACTTTCTTATGGAAATAGATTAATTCTAGATAATTTAAATTTTCAAATAAATGAAGGTCAAATTTTTGGTATTTTGGGCCCTAATGGAGTTGGTAAATCAACAATATTCAATCTGATAACAGGTTTAATAAAACCTAATAATGGTAAAATTAAAATCGCAGGAGAAGAAGTTACGGATTACCCTATTTATTTAAGAACTAAAAAATTTAAAGTAGGGTATGTTCCGCAGTATGGAGGTTATTTTAATGATCTTACCCTTCACGAAAATTTGAAAGCAATTAGTGAAATTGTAATAGAAAATAAAAATTACCGAGTTGAAAGAATAAATTATCTAATTTCTAAATTTGAATTAGACAATCTTAAGGATATTAAAGCTAAATTTTTATCTGGTGGGCAAAAAAAAAAACTAGTTATATCATTATCTTTACTTAGTGAACCGAAAGTTTTACTGTTAGATGAATGTTTTGCAGCACTCGACGTGTTGACTATAAAAATGTTACAAGAAATTATAGTAAATTTGCAAAGTGACAATAAAATTACAATTTGTATATGCGATCATCAAGCTAGAGATTTGCTAGCTTGCGTTGATAAAGCTATGATTTTAAGTAATTGTAAAGTCATTGCACAAGATACACCATCTAACTTAGTTAAAAATATAAATGCAAAAAATGCATATTTTGGTGATAATTTTAAATTTAATTAA
- a CDS encoding complex I NDUFA9 subunit family protein codes for MKAKNCLIFGGSGQIGRNLIRKLTKNNYKVTVVTRNTHQKSYVIKTQANAGYIDIVESNIFEEQKLRKLFEKADVCINLVGILFESKNGNTFKNIHTIFPSLLSKLSNDYKLKHFIQLSALGINEAVDSEYAKSKLDGEQRILKNFPLATIIRPSVVYSVDDNFTTNFMTLLNRLPIFPLYYKGKTKFAPIHCSDLTDVIFNVISNNVNSKIIECVGPEIISFKEIIEKLLNLIGKKRLLIPMPLPVAQMSARFFEIMPKPLLTRDQLRLLKYDNVLSGKYKSNSDIGVPSLRYFDDEVKKYCYMWREGGQFSTEKYNSDNIDIKTS; via the coding sequence ATGAAAGCAAAAAATTGTCTAATTTTTGGTGGAAGTGGCCAGATTGGTAGAAATTTAATTAGGAAGCTTACTAAGAATAACTATAAGGTAACTGTAGTAACAAGAAACACTCATCAAAAAAGTTACGTTATTAAAACACAAGCAAATGCAGGTTATATAGATATTGTTGAGTCAAATATTTTTGAAGAACAAAAACTTAGAAAGCTTTTCGAAAAAGCTGATGTGTGCATAAATTTAGTTGGCATTTTATTTGAGTCAAAAAATGGAAATACATTTAAAAATATTCATACTATTTTTCCCTCTTTATTGTCTAAACTTTCAAATGATTACAAACTCAAACATTTTATTCAATTGTCAGCACTAGGAATTAATGAAGCCGTAGATTCTGAATATGCTAAAAGTAAATTGGACGGAGAGCAAAGAATTCTAAAAAATTTTCCTTTAGCTACAATTATAAGACCTTCAGTCGTTTATTCAGTAGATGACAATTTTACAACTAATTTTATGACACTTTTAAATAGATTACCAATATTTCCACTCTATTATAAAGGTAAAACCAAATTTGCACCAATTCATTGCTCTGACCTAACAGATGTTATTTTTAATGTTATTTCTAATAATGTTAATTCCAAAATAATTGAATGTGTTGGTCCAGAAATAATTTCATTTAAAGAAATAATAGAAAAATTATTAAATTTAATTGGAAAAAAAAGATTGTTAATACCAATGCCTTTACCTGTAGCACAAATGTCAGCAAGATTTTTTGAAATAATGCCAAAACCACTTTTGACTAGAGATCAATTAAGACTTCTCAAATATGATAATGTTTTATCCGGAAAATATAAATCTAATTCAGATATAGGTGTACCAAGTTTGAGATACTTCGATGATGAAGTTAAAAAATATTGCTATATGTGGAGGGAAGGTGGTCAATTCTCCACAGAAAAATATAATTCAGATAATATAGATATCAAAACAAGTTAA
- the pyrF gene encoding orotidine-5'-phosphate decarboxylase — protein sequence MKNKNIFVACDTSNLNQINKILNNIKTKKLKIIPKFGLQFFYSKNGRKFLEKYKSDFWLDLKINDIPQTALSAVDSLKDLKKCKYITVHANGGLNMLKAIKEKAKQINKTLKILGVTVLTSLNNKSLKEIGYTKTVEQLVLKQAGIVKKSGCDGIVCSAKEAKIIRKKYKNFLIITPGIRLPGDNTNDQARVMTPKDAFKNKVSGVVIGRSLTKGNIKNNIKKLINHLY from the coding sequence ATGAAGAATAAAAACATATTTGTTGCTTGTGATACTTCAAATTTAAATCAAATAAATAAAATTCTTAATAATATAAAAACTAAAAAATTAAAGATTATTCCAAAATTTGGATTGCAATTTTTTTACTCAAAAAATGGAAGAAAATTTTTAGAAAAATATAAATCAGATTTTTGGTTAGATTTAAAAATCAATGATATCCCACAAACAGCTCTTTCTGCAGTTGATAGTTTAAAAGATTTAAAAAAATGTAAATATATTACTGTGCATGCAAATGGTGGACTTAACATGCTTAAAGCTATTAAAGAAAAAGCTAAACAAATTAATAAAACTTTAAAAATATTAGGAGTTACAGTCTTAACTAGTCTTAACAATAAATCCTTAAAAGAAATTGGTTATACTAAAACAGTTGAACAACTTGTTTTAAAGCAAGCAGGAATTGTTAAAAAATCTGGGTGTGACGGGATAGTTTGTTCTGCAAAGGAGGCAAAAATTATTAGAAAAAAATACAAAAATTTTTTAATCATCACGCCCGGTATAAGATTGCCAGGTGACAATACAAATGATCAAGCTAGAGTAATGACACCAAAAGATGCTTTCAAAAATAAAGTTTCAGGAGTAGTAATTGGAAGATCTCTTACAAAAGGTAATATAAAGAATAATATTAAAAAATTAATTAATCATTTATACTGA